agcagccaACTAACAGATCATCTCTAGTCTCCTTTCACAGCCAGGAATTCCCAAGCTGCGTCATAcggccaaaaaaaagctcaGATTCAAGGGAAAGGGCCATGAGGTAGGACCATTCAGTCCTGTTATGATCGAGCCCCCTCCAAGCCTCTCGACTAACTCGATCGCCTGCAAACCATTAGTTCCAAGACACCGAACGATTACTAAACTTCTACCAATTATGGCTTGATGACCTCTTCCCGCGCGCAAAATTCGCCGACGGGTTAGCCATGATTGAGAAACTGGGTCACACCAAGCGCATTCAAACCATGAGGAAGGAGTGGATTGACGAAGAAAAACCGAAGCCGTTTTACGACAGAACCAATACCGACGACCCTGCTGGGTCATCCGCCAACCGAAACTCGGAAGGAGACAGGCCAAGAGACCACGTTGCAAATGATTCTACCACAAATCAAACGGGGACCGCAAATGATGAAGACTTGTTCATGCCAGACCCAGAGGCGGAGAACCGGCGTCCTGTCAGCCATCCGGAGCCAGATGACGATGAACTCGAGGACCTTCTACGGGAACAAGATGGTGAAATCACATTTGCTCCGCCAAAACCAGTGCCTCGATCTCACCAGGACCATCCCGAACctgacgatgacgatctTGAAGATCTCTTGAGGGAGCAAGATGAAGTAATGGCGGATATGCCTAAATCCACATCCAGACCCGCAGACACGCCTATGGACGACTTTGATGCCGAGTATGAAGCGATGAACGAGATGGGACTTTAGACTGTGCCGTGGAAATATAATGTTCAATAAATAATGAATTCAAGGCAAACTGCACTCAATCTCCATCCCATCGAGCCCAAAAAATGAAGATTGCTCAACCAAAACTCTTCTAATCCCTGTGTTCAGAGCCATCCGCGAAATCTAAGGAAATTCGAGTACTTCCTGGTCAAATCTTAAAAACCAGTAATATGCCGAACCAAAGTATCAGCACAGGTGCTGTCTCTTCTGTCTTTCACTAGGCGCGACAAaatccctcctccctcttgTCTGTTATCATTGTTGTTGTCATGGTCTCGAAGCCTAAAGGATCTCAAAAAAAGTTAACGTATCGGAAGACGCCATGTTGACGATGTTCAAAATGGCCATGTCAAAATACAGCAGGTAATGGACGCTAAAACACCAGGTGAGACAACACTTCATCTTTCCCTGACTTTGAAGCAACGCTTCTTCCAAGTTCAGACCGTTCATAAGCCCTCCACCCGCTGCAATGATACCCTTACTCGAGATATTCAAAAGTGTGTGAATGACATATTCGAGGGATCAGAATCGAAGATAGAGATTAGTCGTATCATGCCCGGATGGAGATCCATGGGCCAAGGTCAGATCATATTAATACGTTAAAAAGGGGataacaaagaaaaaaaaacgagagAATCAAGAGGCTACAGGAAGAGCAGAACAATCCAATGAggaatcagaaaaaaaaagtattgGATACATCGTACGTTAAAGGCGAAAGGACAGGCAAGGTATCGTCATTTTCAGGCGGCATCGGTAAAAACGGAGAATTGACCGCCGGCACCAGCCCAATTCAGCTTGCGATCACGGGTGGCGGTGTTATCGATCATGGTGGCGACCTCGATGTCATCGGAAGTACCTTGTCCGGTCTGGTAGGTGGCCGAGAAGCCCCAGGACCAGGCACGACCATTCGCGTCGATGGCCAGAGAGTGATCGGAGGCAGCGGCGACAACGACGGCATTGATGCCGGGAACTTGGGTCGGCTCGATCAAGATGCGTGGTCGTTCGCGGTCATCCTTGATGACAGAGTCATCGGAAAGAGCGTCGAGCTTGATGCCACTTTGATGGCCATCAGCGCGTCCCCAGACCAGGCACTCGCCATCCGCGGTGCGAGCGATGGAGTGATGGGCACCGCCGCAGATTTGCGTGATCTTTCGGTTGGAGAGGGACTCGACCCGTGTGGGGCGGGTGATGACGGCCTCATCCTCACCGGCGTTGTCGCGAATAGCCGTTGCGCCGAAGCTGTTCAGGCCCCAGGCGTAGACCGTGTCGTTGGCGTGGATGGCGAAGGAGTGGTAGGAGCCTGAGCCGATGGAGACGATATCCTTGCGCAGGCCAAACTCGCGGGGCTCGAGGCCGTGAAGCTTGTTGCGCTCGACAATGCGACGACCCAGCTGGTTTTGCTGGCCCGAACCCCAGGACAAAACGCTACCACGATCGTTGAGAGCGAGAACGTGGTTGGCACCGCAGGCGAGttgcttgatcttcttcaagccAGGGATCAGGATCGGAGTGGTCTGGATACGGTGCTCTGGATCGAAGCCCAGCACTCCGTCGTTGCTCTAGAAAAACAAGacgaaagagaagaatgaattAGTCAAACATGGCCACAGATGTCTAAATTGGGTAGTGCGCGTCGCAAGAAGCCAGAAAACTTACTCGGAAGGTTCCCCAGCCGTAGACTAGACCGTCATCGGTCAAAGCAAAGCTCGCGCTATCCGCGGCGGCGACGGCAACAAAGACAGTTCCTTCGGGGAACGCGCTTGAGAGAATGGGGGTGGGAGTGGACTCCTTGGGGTTGAGCCCACTGTCGTCGTCCGAGTCAT
The nucleotide sequence above comes from Penicillium oxalicum strain HP7-1 chromosome II, whole genome shotgun sequence. Encoded proteins:
- a CDS encoding Chromosome segregation in meiosis protein 3; the protein is MGDSPEAVQSPTNVDDLFDYDVGLDEIFKNQPDTTATSNGSKPATGDPTSLGLGLDEEVKVTKQRKPNPKLDEARLLSQPGIPKLRHTAKKKLRFKGKGHEFQDTERLLNFYQLWLDDLFPRAKFADGLAMIEKLGHTKRIQTMRKEWIDEEKPKPFYDRTNTDDPAGSSANRNSEGDRPRDHVANDSTTNQTGTANDEDLFMPDPEAENRRPVSHPEPDDDELEDLLREQDGEITFAPPKPVPRSHQDHPEPDDDDLEDLLREQDEVMADMPKSTSRPADTPMDDFDAEYEAMNEMGL
- a CDS encoding Protein pim1: MPPKKNAEAGPSKPAKATTSKATGRGRAKKTDAEPATKTTKAAVKKVTKVTKKETTEASTSAAKPKKQPAAKSTASKGKAAATTKAKTTTATKPTPASKKRKADDDDEEEAKEDKPREPKKPRVVREPKPKVVKTKPAPPKVVINDVPKTRLNVFVCGEGSSGELGLGAAKNAIDVKRPRLNKLLDAQEVGVVQIAVGGMHCLALTHDNKILTWGVNDQGALGRDTAWDGGYKEIKEDAESGSDSDDSDDDSGLNPKESTPTPILSSAFPEGTVFVAVAAADSASFALTDDGLVYGWGTFRSNDGVLGFDPEHRIQTTPILIPGLKKIKQLACGANHVLALNDRGSVLSWGSGQQNQLGRRIVERNKLHGLEPREFGLRKDIVSIGSGSYHSFAIHANDTVYAWGLNSFGATAIRDNAGEDEAVITRPTRVESLSNRKITQICGGAHHSIARTADGECLVWGRADGHQSGIKLDALSDDSVIKDDRERPRILIEPTQVPGINAVVVAAASDHSLAIDANGRAWSWGFSATYQTGQGTSDDIEVATMIDNTATRDRKLNWAGAGGQFSVFTDAA